In Papaver somniferum cultivar HN1 chromosome 1, ASM357369v1, whole genome shotgun sequence, a genomic segment contains:
- the LOC113275740 gene encoding F-box protein At5g07610-like has translation MEHSCNGLFLCCEYGGGSSYYIYNLSTKHYRIIPPDPVFSCLSISLVFDPLKSLNYEVISIGEIDDSYRIAIYSSATNSWRICEARYYFPDSVHFYKCPGVFWYGYLNRINLGDNTSSSFNIDQEVLITLPFSDEMSDRHIIYFGEWMGYMHLILSDPTLLHCWDIFEMEINYVGWKLKYRVKLDELANHYWIDGLYPDQGFHVMLVVDGDVDELKALIHLPDDRILSYDLKEKSFKEICNCPMDDFGTCHVYTESLANV, from the coding sequence ATGGAACATTCTTGCAATGGGCTCTTTTTGTGCTGTGAGTATGGTGGAGGTTCATCTTATTATATCTACAATCTCTCAACCAAACATTACAGAATCATTCCTCCAGATCCGGTGTTTTCTTGTCTTAGCATTAGTCTAGTTTTCGATCCACTGAAATCACTTAATTATGAGGTTATCTCTATTGGTGAAATTGATGATAGTTATCGGATTGCAATCTACTCTTCGGCAACAAATTCTTGGAGAATCTGCGAAGCTAGATATTATTTTCCTGATTCTGTCCACTTCTATAAGTGTCCGGGTGTTTTTTGGTATGGTTATTTGAATCGGATTAACTTGGGTGAtaatacttcttcttcttttaatattgatcaaGAAGTACTAATAACATTACCGTTTAGTGATGAAATGAGCGATAGACATATAATATATTTTGGAGAGTGGATGGGTTATATGCATCTTATTCTAAGTGATCCGACATTGCTTCATTGCTGGGATATCTTCGAGATGGAGATTAATTATGTTGGATGGAAACTAAAATATCGagtcaaacttgatgaattagcaAATCACTATTGGATTGATGGTTTGTACCCTGACCAGGGTTTCCATGTAATGCTGGTTGTGGATGGTGATGTGGATGAGTTGAAAGCGTTGATACATTTACCTGACGACAGGATTCTCTCTTATGATCTCAAGGAAAAGAGCTTCAAGGAAATTTGCAATTGTCCAATGGATGATTTCGGTACATGTCATGTTTATACCGAATCACTTGCTAATGTTTGA
- the LOC113282187 gene encoding ATP synthase delta chain, chloroplastic-like yields the protein MAALQQSPVAFQSKFPTTTSSSSNRVFAKTQVSSKLSSTGLRLPKLSIKLSKKNKISNNHGGATMLDTAASRYATALAQSANSNGTLEATQQDIEKIEQIFTSPEVYDFFVNPTVAVEKKYSLIDEIAKSSNLKTTTINFLNILVDVKRIDLIRDVVKEFELVFNAMTDTELAVVTSVVKLEANHLAQIAKGVQRLTNSKNVRIKTVIDPSLVAGFTIRYGNSGSKLIDMSVKKQLQEIASQLDFGDFNLAAV from the coding sequence atggcagctctgcaacaaTCACCAGTTGCATTCCAATCCAAATTCCCCACCACCACATCCTCATCATCAAACAGAGTATTTGCCAAAACTCAGGTCTCCAGCAAACTCTCATCCACAGGTCTCAGACTCCCAAAACTGAGCATAAAACTCTCAAAGAAGAACAAAATCAGCAACAACCATGGTGGAGCAACAATGTTAGACACAGCAGCAAGTAGATATGCAACAGCCTTAGCACAATCAGCAAACTCAAATGGAACATTAGAAGCCACACAACAAGACATTGAAAAGATTGAGCAAATCTTCACATCGCCAgaagtttatgatttctttgTGAATCCAACAGTTGCTGTTGAGAAGAAATACTCATTGATTGATGAAATTGCAAAATCATCAAACCTGAAAACAACTACTATTAATTTCTTGAATATATTAGTTGATGTGAAGAGAATTGATTTGATTAGAGATGTTGTCAAGGAATTTGAGTTGGTTTTTAATGCCATGACTGATACTGAATTGGCTGTTGTTACATCTGTTGTGAAGCTGGAAGCTAATCATTTAGCACAGATTGCTAAAGGAGTGCAGAGATTGACAAATTCTAAGAATGTCAGGATTAAGACTGTGATTGATCCTTCTCTTGTTGCTGGGTTTACAATCAGGTATGGGAATTCTGGGTCTAAATTGATTGATATGAGTGTTAAGAAACAACTTCAGGAAATTGCTTCTCAACTTGATTTTGGTGATTTCAATTTAGCTGCTGTTTGA